The segment tgggaggaggccgGGAAGGTAGAGACGgaaaccaagagagagagagagcgagagagagagagagcgagcgagcgagctgcggggcagggtggggggccgggacggggcggggcggggtgggttGGACAGGGAGGGGTCCGAGCGGCCGCACCTGCCCGGCGGCGCGCGCCAGCAGCAGCACCGAGCCGTCCCGCAGGCGCGCGTCCCGCACGGTCAGCCGGTCGTCGAGCGGCCGCGCGTTGTAGTAGAAGCTGCGCCGCCAGGAGCCCACGCCGCGGCCCACGAGCTGCGCGCGCACGTCGCTGAGCGTGTCCCGCGGCCGCACCGTCAGCCGCAGCAGCAGCGCCTCGTCCGCCAGGTGCACCTGGATGCGGTAGCGCCGGCAGCCCCGCAGCCCGCGCCTCAGCCCCTCCATGGCCCGCGCCGCCGGCCGagcaagccccgccccctccgcgccctgcccctgcccgccccgcgcctcacagcccctcccagccGCGCAAGCCCCGCCCTCCAGGCatcgcccctcccctgccccgccccgcccatgCCAAGTCCCGCCCCCTCCGCGCCCCGCCCATGCCGCGGCCTGAGCTCCGCCTCCAGGCCGAGTCCCGCCCCCTCcgcgccctgcccctgcccgccgCGCGCCTCCCAGCCGcgcaagccccgcccctcccgagCCCCGCCCTCCAGACCTCGCCCCTCCccgtgccccgccccgcccatgCCAAGTCCCGCCCCCTccgcgccccgccctgcccctcccatGCCGCGGCCGAGCTCCGCCTCCAGGCCGAGTCCCGCCCCCTCCGCGctccgccccagcccctcccagccgcGCAAGCCCCGCCCCGTACCCGCCCCCGCCCGCGGGACGCCCATCTGCGGCCCCGGCACGGAGACTGGCGCCCGGATGCCAGGAGGTCTGGGGCGGGAGCCGGAGGAGGGGCCTGCGCTCCCCCAGACTCACGTGGgcggggttaaagccctggacccGCCGTGCTCCGGAGACCCCGGCCCGGCCGCCGGCAGCCCTGCAGGCCCGCGGGGACGGGGTGGACACCCGCTGGCGCCCGGGCCGGGGGAGCGCAAGGCCCGCCTTATCCCGCGCCCAGGCTTCGTCTACACTCGCGGCAGAGTGGCCACGCGGCCCGGCAACGCCACGACGGGGATTCACCCTGAAGACGGGGCACAAGCGGTCCGCCGTGCAGTCAGGGGCAAGCAGGAGGGGCTCCCGCACCTGCTGACCG is part of the Oryctolagus cuniculus chromosome 16, mOryCun1.1, whole genome shotgun sequence genome and harbors:
- the TINCR gene encoding TINCR ubiquitin domain containing, which translates into the protein MEGLRRGLRGCRRYRIQVHLADEALLLRLTVRPRDTLSDVRAQLVGRGVGSWRRSFYYNARPLDDRLTVRDARLRDGSVLLLARAAGQVVWAGGGGAVLEGPPELEGTPGAGGSPGAGGDPPELEATPGAGGDPQSWRGPPELCW